The Streptomyces sp. NBC_00286 nucleotide sequence GGCCGCCGTGGCCGCCTTGCGCAGCCGCCGCGAGAGTTGGCCGCCGATGAGGACGCCGAGCGCGCAGCCGCCGAAGACGACCGCGATCGAACCGATGAGCAGCGCCTTGTCGAGGTCGTCAAGGACGGTGGCGCTGCGGTCGGCCATGTGCGTCGACATGATCCGGCCGTCCTTGAGCGGTACGGCGGCCCAGATGTCGGGCGCCCCGCCGGGGCTCTCCGCCACGTACGTCGCTCGTCGGCCCGCCGCGGCCTTGGCCAGCAGGTCCTTCGGCAGGTCCGGATCGTCGATCTTGATTCCGGGGAAGTTGGCCCGCCCGGACGTCTCGTAGTTCCGCTGCGCGATCTGTACGCGTGTGTCCGCCAGGTCGCGGGCGTTGGAGAGCACCGAGTACCGGGCGGCGTTGTGCACGACCACGCTCAGAGTGACGGCCATCAACGCCCCGACCAGGGCGATCGCCGCGCTGAACTTCCACCTGAGACCCGTACGCAACATCGGTCGTCGCGTGAACCTCCGACGGCGTCCCGGACTGCGGTCTTCCGGACTGCGGTCTTCCCGATTGCCGCTCGGATTCCCGCCCTGAACGGTGTCCGGACTGCTGCTCGGGCAGTCGCCCGCATTCCCGCTCGGATTCCTGTTCGGACGCTTGCTCGTCCCCCGCATGCCCCGCATGATCCGGTCAGGCCTTCAACTTGTAGCCGAAACCGCGGACCGTCTCGATCCGGTCCTGGCCGATCTTCGTACGCAGCCGCTGCACATGGACGTCGACGACGCGGGTGTCGCCGCCCCAGCCGTAGTCCCACACCCGCTCGAGCAGCTTGTCGCGCGACAGGACCGTACCCGGCGCGGACGAGAACTCCAGGAGCAGCCGCATCTCGGTGGGCGTCAACGCCACCGGCTCACCGCCCCTACGGACCTCCATGCCCTCCCTGTCGATCTCCAGATCGCCGTCACCGAACGACAGCACACCCCCGTCGACGGACGAGGAACCCTCCGCCTCGGCGGCGGCCCGCTGCCCGCTCGCGTGCCCGAAGCGCCGCAGCACCGCACGGAGACGGGCGACCAGGACTGCCCCGTCGAAGGGCTTGGTGACGTAGTCGTCGGCGCCCGCCTCCAGGCCCAGTACGACATCGATGGAGTCGGCGCGGGCCGACAGCATGATCACCGGGACCGTGGACTCGTCACGGATCCGACGGCACAGCGAGACGCCGTCCAGGCCCGGCACCATCACATCGAGCAGCGCGATGTCGGGCTGGTCCGCGCGGAACGCCTCCAGGCCGGCCAGCCCGTCGGGCACGGCGGTGACCACGAAGCCGTCACGCTCCAGCGCGAGCTGGGTGGCCTCGCGGATGACGTCGTCGTCCTCGACGAACAGGACGTGGGTCTGCTCTGCCATCCGGTGCTCTCAGTTCTCCGTCGGTCGAGTGTCGGTCGAGTGTGGCGGTCGAGTGTCGGTCGGGTCGGCTGCCCGGTCGGGGTCAGGATCAGGTCAGTTTTCGGTCAGAGGGCAGGTGCCAGTCAAGGCCAGACGCTCCTCTGGATGTCAGTCCTCGGCCGGGGACGGCGGCACGCTCTCCGTCACCTTGCTGTAGTCGCTGTGGTTGCGGGTCTGCTCCATGAAGTGGCCTGAGATCCAGCTGTACGTGATCACTTCCTCCCCGGACGGAAACTCCACCGGGTCGCCCTTCTCGTACACCTGCTGGGTGACCACCAGGTCGCCCCGGTCGATCTCCGCGTAGACCGGCGGCTCCTCGGCCTTGAAGACGTTCTCGTACTCGCCGCCCTGTCCGCGATACACATACGAGCCGACTCCGACCGCATCGCCGCAAGTCAGCACGTTGACCACGATGTCGTCCACGGCCCCGCCCGTCAGCTTGCCGTACGACACGTCGACCGGGTACTCGTCGGCGACACACGGCTGCAGATCACGCTTGACCGCCGCGCTGACCTCCGGGTCGGCCTTGAGGAGCTGGACCGCGTCCACGCTCGGCTCGGCCGAGGACTGTGAGGGCGCGGGCGTGACGGCGCCCACCGACACCGAGTCGGAACGGGCCGGGCCCTCGTCGCGGGCGCCGGTGCCGCCCGAAGCGCAGGCGGATACCAAAAGGCCGAGGGCGGCGATCACAGCCACTGCCGTGATCGCCGCCTTCAGGGCTCCGGGGGCCCGTGGGGGCTCCGTGCCGGGGCCTGTGTCTAGGCCGCGCAACGCTCCCGCTCCTTACCCGCCTTGCCCGGTACGAACGCGCGCCCCTCAAAGCCGCGGCTCTCCAGCTCTTCGCGGAGCCGGGCCAGGGCCCGGTGCAGCGTGCTCTTGACCGTTCCGGCCGACATGCCGAGGGCGGCGGCCGTCTCTTCCGTGGACATCTGCTCCCAGTGTCGCAGCACTACGACACTGCGCTGCTTCGGAGCCAGAACTTTCAAGATGTCCATCAGCAGCGCGCGGTCCGCGTGCTGCTCGGTCGAGTCGTCCACGCTCGCGTCCGGCAGCGCCTCGGTGGGGACCTCCTCCAGCTTGCGGGCCCGCCACCACTCCGTACGCGTGTTGATCATGACACGGCGCAGGTAGGCGTCGGCGAGCCGCTTGTCGGATATGCCGTCCCAGCGGCCGTACGTCCGTACCAGCGCCGTCTGCAGCAGGTCCTGGGCGTCGATCGGGTCCGGCACCAGTCGGCGGGCACTGCGCAGCAGCGCGTCCTGCCTGGTGCGTACGTACTCTTCGAACTCGAGCACCTCGCCGTGCGCCATGTCCAACCGCCTCCGATCCCCGTTTCCGACCTGCCCGCTGTCGGCTGTTCGCTGCTTCGTGTACCGCTGGTCCGCGGTACGGCAATGAAGCTACGGAGGGCTTGTCACGAGGCTGTCCGAGCGAGCCTGCGACAAGCGCTCGGCTGTCCGTCGGTTGTGTAACGGAAGTAGGGCGGGAGTAAAGAGCTGTGGGGGATGGGGCGGGATTGGGCGGAATTGCCTGCGGCGTTGGTGTCGGTTGCCTGTCAGTGGGCTGTGACGCGCGCTCTGGAAGCTGCCGGAATCTGTGGGTCAGCTGTGGGAGAGGCGTACCTGTCAGATGGGGCGGGAGGGTTGGTACCCCTCAGGTGAGGGGGAGTCAGTGGTACCTGTCAGGTGAGCGGGAGTCGGTACAGGCCGCCCGGGAGGGGTTCGACCAGTCCGTCTGCGACCAGGCCGTCCAGGGCGCGGGCGCGCTGCACCGGCTCGTTCCAGACGCGGTCGAGGACCGGCTGCGGGACCGGTCCGACCGCCTCGCGCAGCACCGCGAGGAGCCGGCCGCGCACCTGGCGGTCCGTACCCGCGTACGTCTGACCGCGACGCGGCGGCCCCTCGTGCGCGGGCTTGCCGGCCAGGCGCCAGGCGCACTGGGCCGCGATCGGGCACCGTACGCAACTCTCGTTCCTCGCCGTGCAGATCAGCGCGCCGAGTTCCATGGAGGCGGCGGCCCAGCGCGAGGCCGTGTGCTCGTCCTCGGGCAACAGGGCGCGGGCGAGCTTGCGTTCGGCGGCGGTGGTGGCGTTCGGGGGGTATTGCACGCCGGTGACGGCTCGCGCGAGCACGCGGCGCACGTTGGTGTCGAGGACGGCGTGACGTTGCCCGTACGCGAACGAGGCCACCGCCGCGGCCGTGTACTCGCCGATGCCCGGCAGGGCGAGCAGCTTCGCATGATCCGTGGGTACGTCCCCGCCGTGGCGCTCCGCTATGGCGGTGGCGGCTCCGTGCAGCCGCAGCGCGCGCCGCGGGTAACCGAGGCGTCCCCAGGCGCGGACGGCCTCGCCCGGGGACTCCTCGGCGAGGTCGGCGGGCCGGGGCCAGCGCTTGAGCCACTGCTCGTACACCGGCAGCACGCGGTTCACCGGCGTCTGCTGCAGCATGAACTCGCTGACCATGACACCCCAGGGGCCGGCTTCGGGCCGCCGCCAGGGGAGGTCGCGGGCGTTCTCTTCGAACCAGTGGATGACGGGGGTGTGGAGGGTTTCGGTGGGCGCAGTCATGACGCCCCCGATCCTGCCACGTGCCTCCGGCGGTTGGGCGGAATGGGTTCGTTATCGGCTGACGGTGCGTCGTGCCTCCGGCGGTTGGGTTCGTTGTCGGCTGCGGCGCCGTCGTGGCCGGTCGCGCCAGCCCCGCGGGGTGCCTCCGGCGGTTGGGCGGGTGCGGGTGCGTGGTGGTTGCTCGCGCAGTTCCCCGCGCCCCTGGGGTGGTTGGTGGGTGCGGGGCCGCGGTCCGGTGCGTCAGCCCGTCGCCAACAGGGCATACGGCCCCTTGCTCCCACAGGGCGAAGCTGTGCCCAGACCGAAGCTAAGCGACGGGCATAGGACGCACCGGCCCACGTCCCCTCCCGCCGGCGGGAAGCTGCGGGTAGTCGGGGGCGGGTGGGTGGTGGCTGGTGAGCATGGCGACTGGTGAGCTATGTGGCTGACGGTTCCGGGAGCGCCCCGTCAGGGGCGCGGGGCTGTACCAATATGCGGCTCCGCCGCGTGGGCGCGACCAGCCACAACGCACCCGCAGCCGCGACAAAACATGTCACCCCACCCCGGTAGGCACCCCACCCACGAACCCGCGGTAGGCGCGCCCCACCCACCCCACCAACGCACCCACACATCCGCAGTAGCGCCCCACTCCGCCGGAGGCAGAGGGGCCTGGGGGCGCAGCCCCCAGTTTCGGGAAGGGGCGGGGCTGGGGAAAGAAAAACCTCCAGCCCAGCCCTGCGAAGGGGAACCCTGACGATCGGCAGGGGCGGCAGCCCTGCGCCCGCTTGTAGCGTCGGGGCGATGGAACGTCGTCGGAGGAGGGCCACAGACGCCCTGCTGTGGGCGGCCCTGGCCCTCCCGGTGGCCACAGCCGACCGCATAGGCCTGAACGAACCCCGCACCCCAGCGGAGCAACTCACCGGCACCGCAACCCTCGCCGCAGCCGTAGCGATACGACGCAAAAGCCCACTCACGGCCTTCGCCGCAACCGCAGCCCTCAGCCTGGCCTCCGAACCCGCCCTCCTCACCCTCTCCTACGGCCCAGCCCTCGCCACCTTCGCCCTCCTCCTCGGCCTGCACGCACAACAAACCCGCCCCGCCCTGACGGCATTCGGTGCGATCGCCGTCATCGGCACCCTCCAGATCGCGGTACGGGGAGCAGACCCGTCCGCCCAGTGGCTCGTACTCATCGCCACGCTGCACTTCGGCGTCGTATTCCCCTGGCTCGGCGGCCGCTACTGGCGCCAGAGCCGCCAAAACGTGGAGCGGGAGCAACGGATCGCCGAGGACCGGGCGCGACTGCGCGAACGGGCCCGTATCGCCCAGGACATGCACGACTCCCTAGGCCACGAACTGAGCCTGATCGCCCTGCGCGCCGGCGCCCTCCAACTCGCCCCCGACCTCGCGGAGCACCACCGCAAGGCCGCTGCCGACCTCCGCGAGGCCGCCTCCGACGCCACGGAACGGCTCCACCGCATCATCGGCCTCCTGAGAGAGGACGACGACGGGCCAACCCCGCTGACCCCGGCCAACGAGACCGTCGAGGAACTCGTGGCCCGCACGGCGGAGTCGGGCCTCCGGGTGCGCTGGGAGGCGACGGGGACGGCCGATCCGTACTCGCCGCTCGTCGAGCGGATCGTCCACCGGGTCGTACGCGAAGCCCTGACCAACGCCGCCCGGCACGCCCCTGGCGCGGCGGTCACCGTAGCGGTGCGGCGAGAGGCCGACGGCACGGAGGTGAGCGTGGTCAACGAGGCGGCGGCTACGGAAGCGGGTTCGTCGTCCGGGGGATCGGGGTTGCTGGGGCTGCGGACGCTGGTCGAGGGTGTCGGAGGCCGGTTCGAGGCAGGGCCGTACGGGGAGGGCTTCCGGGTCGTGGCGTACGTACCTGCCGCATCGGTCGCTCTTGTCGCCTCGGGCGAGGAGGCCGCCGAGCACCTCCCACCGAGACCGCTCGGCACCCCCTCTCCGCGTGCCCGGCGCCGCGTAGTCGTGTCCCTCGTGGGTGCCGTCGCCGTCGGAGCCGTCATTCTGGGCGGAGCCTTCGCCTGGTACGCGTACACGAAGACACACTCGGCCCTGAAGCCCGCCGACTATGCCGCACTGCGCCTCGGAACCCCGCTCGACGAGGCCGAACGGGTCCTGCCCGACCGCACGGTGAGCGACCCACCGGTGGAACGCGCGCCCGCCGCGCCGAAGGGAACCGACTGCCGCTACTACCGCGCGAGCAGCGAACTCTTCGTCTCCGTCGAACACTTCAGGCTCTGTTTCGACGACAGGGAGCGGCTGGTCGCCAAGGACGTGGTCCCCAGAGGCGATACGGCCGGACAGACGCGCAAGGAGGGGAAGGAACGGTGAGTGGGGTGATCCGCGTACTCCTGGCCGACGACGAGGCGATGGTCCGCGCCGGCGTGAAGGCGATCCTCGACGCCGGAGGCGGGGGCGGCATCGAGGTCGTCGCCGAGGCCGCCGACGGATGTGAAGCCGTCGCGCTGACGCAGGCTCACCGGCCCGACGTGGCGCTGCTCGACATCCGGATGCCGCGCCTGGACGGGCTCGCGGCCGCCGAGGAGATCGTACGGACCGCGCCCGGAACGGCGGTTGCGATCCTGACGACTTTCTCGGAGGACACGTGCGTGGCCCGGGCACTGGGCGGCGGTGCCACGGGATTCCTGTTGAAGTCGGGTGATCCGCACGAACTCGTCGCGGGGGTGCGGGCGGTCGCGGACGGCGCCGCGTTCCTCTCGCCGAAGGTGGCCCGGCATGTGATCGACGGTTTCGGCGCCGGGCGAAGGCTGAGCCGCGAGGCCGCCGCCCGTGACCGCGTCGCACTGCTCACCCCACGCGAACGCGAAGTCCTCGGCCTCCTCGGAGCCGGCCTCTCGAACCCCGAGATCGCCGCCCGCCTGCACCTTGTCGAGGGCACGGTGAAGGCGTACGTGAGCGCGATCCTCGACCGATTGGAGGTCAGAAACCGCGTCCAGGCGGCGATCGTCGCGTACGAGGCGGGCTTGGTCGAGTAGTGGAGTAGCGGAGGCGCCGGGACAAGTGGCGTCACTTCAGGTCCGACGCCCCCGCAAACCACCGCACCGGCCCTGCCGCCGACCCCCGCATTGCCTCCGCCACCCGTGCCGCCGGATGCACCGTCAGACGTACGAAGATGAAGGCGCCGAGCGCGCCAAGGACCAGGCCCGCCACCGTGTCACGCGGGTAATGCACGCCCACGAACACCCGCGAGAAGGCCATGAGCAGGGCCATCGGCGTCGTCAGCCATAAGATGCCGCGCCAGGTGAGCGCCAGCGCCACCGTGGCGGCGCCCGCGATCGTGGCGTGGTTGCTGGGAAAGGACCAGTCACCGTGTGGCGGGCAGTCGACGAGTGGGGCGGTCGCGCCGACTGCGGCCCGGCACGGCCGTTCCTCGTCGATGACGGACTTGAGCAACTCGCTGCACACATACGCCACAGCCGTAGCCAGAGGCGCAAGCACCGCGACCGCGAACGCCCCCGTTTCGCTCCGCCGCCGACGCCACCAGGCGACGAGGAAGAGGACGCCGTAGAGCAGCAGTCCGGCCTCCGTCCATAACTCGGCCAGGTGTTGCACCCAAGTCGGGCTGCCATGGGCGACATCGCTGATCTCTAGGTAAAGGTCAGAGTCCATGGTCACGGACGGTATTCGGACCTCGTACGGCATCACACCCAGCGATCGTCGGGACCCGGACCTGACGAAAGACGGGTGCATTGGGGCGTTGCGGTTCCAGGAGCGCCCCTTCAGGGGCGCGGGGAACTGCGCGATAAGCCACAATGAACCCGCGGCCGCCAATGAACTGAACCCACCCGCCCTGTAGGCACCCCGGCCCAACCGCCGGAGGCACAGACTCCGGGATGATGATCCGGAAAAGTTGAGGCTTACGGCGGCGGGTGGGGACGGCGAAGCCGCCGATCTCTCGTAAGGTTTGCGCCGTGGGATCTCTGCGCAATCCTGTCGGGCCGCTTCCCTCCTCCATCTACTGGCGACGGAGGGCCGTTCTGGTGTCCTTGGTCGCGCTGTTGGCGCTGCTGGTCACCTGGATCGTCACCTCGGGCGGCGGGGGCGGCAACAACGGCGCGAACGGGTCCAACGGCAAGAACCCCGCGCCCTCCATCACGCCCGGCCCCACCAGTTCGGGACCCGCGATCAGCGAAGCCCCGGGCGGACGCGACGAGTCGGGCGAGGAGAACGGGGGCAACGGCGGTAGCGGGGGGAGCGAAGGAAGCGGCGGGTCCGGCGACTCCGGCGGTGACTCCGCGGGCTCCGGTGGCGCGGACGGCTCTTCCGGTGGCGCGGGTGGCGGTTCTGGTGGTGGTTCGGCCGGCGTAGGGGGCGGCGGTGTCTCCGGGGATACGGTTCCCGCCGGGTCCAGCCTTCCCAACTGCACGCCTGGAGCAGTCAAGTTGACGCTGCGCAGCGTCAAGAACACGTACTCCCCCGATGAGCAGCCGAAAGTAGAGCTCCTCGTCACGAACTCCTCCGCCACCGACTGCAAGCTCGATCTCGGCCCGAAGGAAGCGGTGCTGACGATCACTCAGGCAGGCGGCGACGACGAGATGTGGTCCTCCTCCGACTGCCCGACGGGCGCCGGAAGCGTCCTGTACCGCATCCCGGGGCAGGACACCGTCACCCGCACCCTGGAGTGGAACCGCAAGGCCAGCGCCCCCGAGTGCGGCACGCCTCCGGCGGGTTCGGCGACCGCGGGCACGTACTTGGTCGAAGCCACGGTTCCGGGCCTGACGACGGCCCGCACGTCGTTCGTCCTGGCAAAGGACTGAGTCAGGGCGCCTACCGGGAGGGCGGGTTCGGTTCAGTGGCGACTGCGGGTGCGTCGTGGTTGCTCGCGCAGTTCCCCGCGCCCCTAAACAGCCTGCGACTGGCTGCACCCCCGAAGAGCAAGCGAACCGAAAAAGCCCGCACCCCGACGAAACCGGCACCCTCCCGCCGGCGGGAGGGGACGTGGGCCGGTGCGTCCTATGCCCGTCGCTTAGCTTCGGTCTGGGCACACCAGCACCCTGTGTCAGCACGGGGTCGTATGTCCTGTTGGCGACGGGCTGACGCACCGGACCGCGGCCCCGCACCCACCAACCACCCAAGGGGCGCGGGGAACTGCGCGACCAGCCACACACAACCCGCACCCGCCCAACCGCCGGAGGCACCCCGCGGGGCTGGCGCGACCGGCCACGACGGCGCCGCAGCCGACAACGAACCCATTCCGCCCAACCGCCGGAGGCACCCCGCGGGGCGGTGTCAATTTGCGGCTCCGCCGCGATGGGGGTCCCCCCGCTCGAGCGAATTCGAGAGTGGGGGAGCGACCAGCCACAACGGGCCGTCAGCCGACAACGAAGCCAACTGCCCAACCGCCGGAGGCGCCACGCACCCGCAGCGACAAACAAACCCAACTGCCCAGCCGTCGGCTAGACATACCGTTCGAGAATCGAAGACTCCGCCAGCCGCGAAAGCCCCTCCCGGACACTCCGCGCCCGAGCCTCCCCCACACCATCCACCGTCTGCAGGTCATCCACACTCGCGGCAAGCAGCTTCTGCAGGCCCCCAAAGTGCTCGACCAGCCGGTCGATGATCGCGCCAGGCAGCCGCGGCACCTTGGCAAGAAGCCGGAAGCCGCGCGGCGACACCGCAGAGTCAAGGGTCTCGGGCGCGCCCGTGTAACCCAACGCCCGCGCCACCGTAGGCAGTTCGAGCAACTCCGCATGCGTGAGCGCATTGAGCTCGGAGAGGGCCTCGTTGACCGTGCGGGAGCGCTTGGCGGTCGGCTCCGGAACGTAGTCCCGTACGACGAGCTCACGCTCGGGCTCGACGCCCGCGATCAACTCGTCCAGCTGGAGGGAGAGGAGGCGCCCGTCCGTGCCCAACTCGACCACGTACTCGGCGATCTCCGTGGCGATCCGCCGCACCATCTCCAGACGCTGGGCCACCGCCGAGACGTCCCGGACGGTGACAAGGTCCTCGATCTCGAGGGCGGACAGCGTGCCGGCGACCTCGTCGAGGCGGAGCTTGTAGCGCTCCAGCGTCGCCAGGGCCTGGTTGGCGCGGGAGAGGATCGCCGCCGAGTCCTCCAGAACGCGGCGCTGTCCGTCCACGTACAGCGCGATCAGGCGCATGGACTGGGAGACGGAGACGACGGGGAAGCCGACCTGCTTGGAGACCCGGTCGGCCGTGCGGTGCCGGGTGCCCGTCTCCTCGGTGGGGATGGTGGGGTCGGGCACCAGCTGTACACCCGCCCGCAGGAT carries:
- a CDS encoding sensor histidine kinase codes for the protein MERRRRRATDALLWAALALPVATADRIGLNEPRTPAEQLTGTATLAAAVAIRRKSPLTAFAATAALSLASEPALLTLSYGPALATFALLLGLHAQQTRPALTAFGAIAVIGTLQIAVRGADPSAQWLVLIATLHFGVVFPWLGGRYWRQSRQNVEREQRIAEDRARLRERARIAQDMHDSLGHELSLIALRAGALQLAPDLAEHHRKAAADLREAASDATERLHRIIGLLREDDDGPTPLTPANETVEELVARTAESGLRVRWEATGTADPYSPLVERIVHRVVREALTNAARHAPGAAVTVAVRREADGTEVSVVNEAAATEAGSSSGGSGLLGLRTLVEGVGGRFEAGPYGEGFRVVAYVPAASVALVASGEEAAEHLPPRPLGTPSPRARRRVVVSLVGAVAVGAVILGGAFAWYAYTKTHSALKPADYAALRLGTPLDEAERVLPDRTVSDPPVERAPAAPKGTDCRYYRASSELFVSVEHFRLCFDDRERLVAKDVVPRGDTAGQTRKEGKER
- a CDS encoding response regulator transcription factor; protein product: MIRVLLADDEAMVRAGVKAILDAGGGGGIEVVAEAADGCEAVALTQAHRPDVALLDIRMPRLDGLAAAEEIVRTAPGTAVAILTTFSEDTCVARALGGGATGFLLKSGDPHELVAGVRAVADGAAFLSPKVARHVIDGFGAGRRLSREAAARDRVALLTPREREVLGLLGAGLSNPEIAARLHLVEGTVKAYVSAILDRLEVRNRVQAAIVAYEAGLVE
- a CDS encoding phosphatase PAP2 family protein, which translates into the protein MDSDLYLEISDVAHGSPTWVQHLAELWTEAGLLLYGVLFLVAWWRRRRSETGAFAVAVLAPLATAVAYVCSELLKSVIDEERPCRAAVGATAPLVDCPPHGDWSFPSNHATIAGAATVALALTWRGILWLTTPMALLMAFSRVFVGVHYPRDTVAGLVLGALGAFIFVRLTVHPAARVAEAMRGSAAGPVRWFAGASDLK
- the disA gene encoding DNA integrity scanning diadenylate cyclase DisA gives rise to the protein MAANDRAAAPGKSGGSSGADGLMRASLSAVAPGTGLRDGLERILRGNTGGLIVLGWDKTVESMCTGGFVLDVEFTATRLRELCKLDGGIIVDKDITKILRAGVQLVPDPTIPTEETGTRHRTADRVSKQVGFPVVSVSQSMRLIALYVDGQRRVLEDSAAILSRANQALATLERYKLRLDEVAGTLSALEIEDLVTVRDVSAVAQRLEMVRRIATEIAEYVVELGTDGRLLSLQLDELIAGVEPERELVVRDYVPEPTAKRSRTVNEALSELNALTHAELLELPTVARALGYTGAPETLDSAVSPRGFRLLAKVPRLPGAIIDRLVEHFGGLQKLLAASVDDLQTVDGVGEARARSVREGLSRLAESSILERYV
- a CDS encoding A/G-specific adenine glycosylase; amino-acid sequence: MTAPTETLHTPVIHWFEENARDLPWRRPEAGPWGVMVSEFMLQQTPVNRVLPVYEQWLKRWPRPADLAEESPGEAVRAWGRLGYPRRALRLHGAATAIAERHGGDVPTDHAKLLALPGIGEYTAAAVASFAYGQRHAVLDTNVRRVLARAVTGVQYPPNATTAAERKLARALLPEDEHTASRWAAASMELGALICTARNESCVRCPIAAQCAWRLAGKPAHEGPPRRGQTYAGTDRQVRGRLLAVLREAVGPVPQPVLDRVWNEPVQRARALDGLVADGLVEPLPGGLYRLPLT
- the cseB gene encoding two-component system response regulator CseB, yielding MAEQTHVLFVEDDDVIREATQLALERDGFVVTAVPDGLAGLEAFRADQPDIALLDVMVPGLDGVSLCRRIRDESTVPVIMLSARADSIDVVLGLEAGADDYVTKPFDGAVLVARLRAVLRRFGHASGQRAAAEAEGSSSVDGGVLSFGDGDLEIDREGMEVRRGGEPVALTPTEMRLLLEFSSAPGTVLSRDKLLERVWDYGWGGDTRVVDVHVQRLRTKIGQDRIETVRGFGYKLKA
- a CDS encoding SigE family RNA polymerase sigma factor; translation: MAHGEVLEFEEYVRTRQDALLRSARRLVPDPIDAQDLLQTALVRTYGRWDGISDKRLADAYLRRVMINTRTEWWRARKLEEVPTEALPDASVDDSTEQHADRALLMDILKVLAPKQRSVVVLRHWEQMSTEETAAALGMSAGTVKSTLHRALARLREELESRGFEGRAFVPGKAGKERERCAA